The DNA sequence tttccaaaaatataactttcGAGACATGGAACCTTGTAGGAACCCTAACATTAAGTTAATCTTTCAGCATTGCACTTTgcattttggttttttttttttttagtctagtAAATTAGGCAGAAGCTggagttatattatatatattatatatatattcctatatatatatggaatatgATTTGACATCTGTTAAATTTAAGACATGaatttaagaatgtttattatatcagtttattttatattaaactaaactgttaaaaaaacaatCTTCATGTGATCACTGAATACATATTTATAAGAAAATGGACATTTAAAAgaacaatatataaaaatgtacacattatatatatatttcttcagaCTGGCCAGTACGTAAAACCTGCATAGGGCTCAACTCATCTCTGTAAAACACATCAAGGTTAGAAGCTGTCTCTGTTGTATCCCTTGGCCTCCATAGATGTGCACTCCTCTGAATTCTGCCTTTTCTTATGTCCTTGGCTTGTAAATGTACAGCAGTGCTAAAGCACTTTGCACAACTTTGAAGAGAATTTTCTCCTTTGGATCTCTTATGTTCTTTGCCTCAGTATCCTTAGAATTTGAGGTTAAGATGTGACCTTCCTTGATTTAACCTGTTTCCTGTTTCTATGTCCTTGCTTTTGATCTTTTTGAATTGCGTATGCATTTTTTGCTGTCCTTGCCATCTTTTTGcatgctggaaaaaaaaacaagtagaaTTAAACTCAGCAGATTAAGACATGCAGACCACCAACATATTTGGAGACGTTTGTAGTGTGTGTTGTTTGGATAAGCTGTGCTGTAGTTTAGAGACTCATTCAGTATAAACAATCTCTTACCTTTGCCAACATTTCAGGAGTCTTTTGCCTTGTTGTCCTTCCGGACTGAGACACAGTTGACTATTATTTTTCTGCAGTGTAACTCtaatgaaaaatacagaaaaataatagGTCATGTAAATCCAATGGTGCATTTAGAATCTTAtgaaaagtaaaatgtattaacttACATGATCTCATCCTGTAAACATTTAGGTCTTTTTGGAGTGACTTTGAGATCTGAAAATGGTCCCTTGATTCTTATTTTAGCCTGTGGACACTCACAGGTCTTTGGAATGTATTGAGTCTCCACCACTGTATTTAGaagaacagaattttttttaaattattaaacagcCATGATGTGTCAAAAAAGTTCagtgtcagtaagatttgtaaaaaaaaaaaaaaaagaagaaaaaaaagaaacaaatttataaatttattcaGAAACCAatttaaatgatcaaaactgactgtaaatgcatttacagtaaaataaatgctgtgttaatttttctattcatcaaagaatccttaaaaaaaaacttt is a window from the Carassius gibelio isolate Cgi1373 ecotype wild population from Czech Republic chromosome A13, carGib1.2-hapl.c, whole genome shotgun sequence genome containing:
- the LOC128026765 gene encoding C-X-C motif chemokine 9-like, with amino-acid sequence MTLTVYALLAFNLSILLTVVETQYIPKTCECPQAKIRIKGPFSDLKVTPKRPKCLQDEIIVTLQKNNSQLCLSPEGQQGKRLLKCWQSMQKDGKDSKKCIRNSKRSKART